From Gimesia panareensis, the proteins below share one genomic window:
- a CDS encoding GspE/PulE family protein, translating to MSDTPANTENKNEGRQQALQAELRELIDVVGPGPLVDLLMERAFQLQATDIHLDPLEDGLRLRLRVDGMLHDIIQLPKEAAASVISRLKLAANMDITERRLAQDGHINNQTLQNRRDIRVGSGPTIHGERLVLRLMPDHKRFTHFNELGLNESQTSEITKYCNAPYGMILSVGPVGSGKSTTIYSCLDYLNQTEMSLATIEDPVERRIEGVNQIQIDPKIGFSFAEALRGVLRQDPNVIMVGEIRDSETAHIAVRAGLTGIRVLSTLHSNDAVAAIDVFREFGIPSMFITDSLQGIVSQRLVRCICEKCRTPFQPDSGACEYLGINPDQLADSKIARGTGCDHCFQTGYLGRTGIFETLGIRGELRDAILRGATQSEILKLASEAGMTTMEESGKAKVLEGITTVQELHRVLV from the coding sequence ATGTCAGATACTCCTGCGAATACTGAAAATAAAAATGAAGGGCGGCAACAGGCACTCCAGGCCGAGCTGCGGGAACTGATTGATGTCGTTGGCCCAGGACCTCTCGTTGACTTGTTAATGGAGCGTGCGTTTCAGCTACAGGCAACCGATATTCATTTGGATCCCCTGGAAGATGGGTTACGCCTCCGGTTGCGTGTCGACGGTATGCTGCATGACATTATCCAGCTTCCCAAAGAAGCGGCAGCTTCTGTGATTTCCCGCCTGAAACTGGCTGCCAACATGGATATCACCGAACGACGCCTGGCACAGGATGGTCATATTAATAATCAGACACTGCAAAACCGTCGTGACATCCGGGTAGGCTCCGGCCCTACCATTCACGGAGAACGGCTCGTTCTGCGGCTGATGCCGGACCACAAGCGTTTTACACATTTCAATGAACTGGGGCTCAATGAGTCACAGACTTCTGAAATAACGAAGTATTGTAATGCACCTTACGGAATGATCTTAAGTGTGGGTCCGGTCGGTTCCGGGAAAAGTACGACTATTTACAGCTGCCTGGATTATCTTAACCAGACAGAAATGAGTCTGGCGACCATCGAGGATCCTGTGGAACGCCGGATTGAAGGGGTCAACCAGATTCAAATTGATCCCAAAATCGGCTTTAGTTTTGCTGAGGCACTCCGTGGAGTTTTACGTCAGGATCCGAATGTGATCATGGTTGGGGAAATCCGAGATTCGGAGACAGCTCATATTGCTGTCCGGGCAGGTCTGACTGGGATTCGAGTCCTGTCAACTCTGCATTCCAATGATGCTGTTGCTGCGATCGACGTTTTTCGGGAATTCGGAATTCCTTCCATGTTTATCACGGACAGTCTGCAGGGAATTGTCTCACAAAGACTCGTTCGCTGTATCTGTGAAAAGTGCCGAACACCTTTTCAGCCTGACTCAGGTGCTTGCGAATATCTGGGAATCAATCCAGATCAACTGGCCGATTCCAAAATTGCCAGGGGGACGGGGTGTGACCATTGTTTCCAGACGGGCTATCTGGGGCGGACGGGGATCTTTGAAACCCTGGGGATTCGCGGAGAATTGAGGGATGCGATACTCAGGGGAGCGACTCAGTCTGAAATATTAAAACTGGCCTCTGAAGCAGGCATGACGACAATGGAAGAATCCGGGAAAGCTAAGGTGCTGGAAGGGATTACCACAGTACAGGAGCTGCATCGGGTACTCGTTTAG
- a CDS encoding STAS domain-containing protein, with translation MATEDVPYHITAVTDHLKVQLLPELNESAWDELEALGDALLSEVKNQQSPTVIIDLTRLEYINSSLVAIVIQVWKLVDEQGGKTAILNTSEMVEEVLNISGLKKVWYIVSTEEEAIAHLSQATRQERIERRRTFSMPILLGIVAVLSAVACFALYISDFLTLDPKIALGATISFSLAGLLLGATALKDRRKNLRIMGVVVLISSLILGGLGIFKLI, from the coding sequence ATGGCTACCGAAGATGTTCCGTATCATATCACTGCCGTTACTGACCATCTCAAAGTTCAATTATTACCTGAACTGAATGAGTCTGCCTGGGACGAGCTTGAGGCTTTGGGAGATGCTTTGCTGTCTGAAGTCAAAAATCAGCAGTCTCCTACGGTGATTATCGACTTAACCAGACTGGAATATATCAACAGCTCACTGGTGGCGATTGTAATCCAGGTCTGGAAACTGGTGGATGAGCAGGGAGGGAAGACGGCCATTCTGAATACGAGCGAGATGGTTGAAGAAGTGCTTAATATCTCTGGTCTCAAAAAAGTCTGGTATATCGTTTCCACAGAAGAAGAGGCCATCGCGCACTTAAGTCAGGCTACCAGGCAGGAGCGGATCGAACGTCGTCGCACTTTCTCGATGCCAATTCTCCTGGGGATTGTTGCAGTCCTTTCTGCAGTTGCCTGTTTCGCGTTGTATATCAGTGACTTCCTGACACTTGATCCGAAAATTGCATTAGGAGCAACGATTTCATTTTCCCTGGCAGGGCTGCTTCTGGGGGCAACCGCGCTGAAAGATCGTCGGAAAAATTTACGGATCATGGGGGTCGTCGTTTTAATCAGCAGCCTGATACTGGGGGGGCTTGGTATATTTAAACTGATTTAG